In Nocardia sputorum, a single genomic region encodes these proteins:
- the mftC gene encoding mycofactocin radical SAM maturase (MftC is a radical SAM/SPASM enzyme that catalyzes the first two steps in biosynthesis of the electron carrier mycofactocin from the terminal Val-Tyr dipeptide of the precursor peptide MftA.) — protein MLDLDTRWQLHPRVALRPEPFGALLYHFGTRKLSFLKNPRIVEIIRSLPEHASARTALRAAGVPEASTGVYLKALTQLAESDMIVGAPAGAPASAAGTREPWAGAVAPSDTAVRLVDRFESGLAAPICLTWELTYACNLSCVHCLSSSGRRDPRELSTEQCKALIDEFERMQVFYVNIGGGEPTVRPDFWELVDYATAHHVGVKFSTNGVRITPEVAARLAASDYVDVQVSLDGADAAVNDAVRGPGSYAMAIRALENLAAAGFRDAKLSVVATRHNIGQLDQFRAIADRYGATLRLTRLRPSGRGADVWDELHPTPDQQRVLYDWLLRNGEGVLTGDSFFHLSAFGQALPGLNMCGAGRVVCLVDPVGDVYACPFAIHDRFRAGNVVTDGGFETVWRSSELFGELREPSGGGACASCSHYDACRGGCMAAKFFTGLPADGPDPECVQGYGEAALADTGRMIPRSSVDHSRRVTPRAGGRGSGPVPLTLSATRPAGFAPERRPARACDESPLA, from the coding sequence ATGCTGGATCTCGATACCCGCTGGCAGCTGCACCCGCGCGTGGCGCTGCGTCCGGAGCCGTTCGGCGCGCTGCTCTACCACTTCGGCACGCGCAAGCTGTCCTTCCTGAAGAATCCGCGGATCGTCGAGATCATCCGGTCGCTGCCGGAGCACGCGTCGGCCCGCACCGCCCTGCGCGCGGCGGGTGTACCGGAGGCGAGCACCGGCGTGTACCTGAAGGCGCTGACCCAGCTCGCCGAATCGGACATGATCGTCGGCGCGCCCGCCGGTGCGCCGGCATCGGCGGCCGGGACGCGCGAGCCTTGGGCGGGAGCGGTGGCTCCGTCGGACACGGCGGTGCGCCTGGTGGATCGCTTCGAGTCCGGCCTCGCCGCGCCGATCTGCCTGACCTGGGAGCTCACCTACGCCTGCAACCTGTCCTGCGTGCACTGCCTGTCCTCCTCGGGCCGCCGGGATCCGCGCGAGCTGAGCACCGAGCAGTGCAAGGCGCTGATCGACGAGTTCGAGCGCATGCAGGTGTTCTACGTGAACATCGGCGGCGGCGAGCCCACGGTGCGCCCGGACTTCTGGGAGCTGGTCGACTACGCGACCGCCCACCACGTGGGCGTGAAGTTCTCCACCAACGGGGTCCGCATCACGCCCGAGGTCGCGGCCCGGCTGGCGGCCAGTGACTACGTCGACGTCCAGGTATCGCTGGACGGCGCCGACGCCGCGGTCAACGACGCCGTGCGCGGCCCCGGCTCCTACGCCATGGCCATCCGAGCGCTGGAGAACCTCGCCGCGGCGGGTTTCCGGGACGCGAAACTGTCGGTGGTGGCGACCAGGCACAACATCGGACAGCTCGACCAATTCCGCGCCATCGCCGACAGGTACGGCGCCACCTTGCGGTTGACCAGGCTGCGGCCCTCGGGGCGGGGCGCGGACGTGTGGGACGAGTTGCATCCGACGCCCGACCAGCAGCGTGTGCTCTACGACTGGCTACTGCGCAACGGCGAGGGCGTGCTCACCGGCGACTCGTTCTTCCACCTGTCGGCTTTCGGCCAGGCGCTGCCCGGCCTGAACATGTGCGGCGCGGGCCGGGTGGTCTGCCTGGTCGACCCGGTGGGCGATGTCTACGCCTGCCCGTTCGCCATCCACGACCGGTTCCGTGCCGGAAACGTGGTGACCGACGGCGGTTTCGAAACCGTCTGGCGCTCCTCGGAGTTGTTCGGGGAGCTGCGCGAGCCGAGCGGCGGCGGTGCGTGCGCGTCGTGCAGCCACTACGACGCCTGCCGGGGCGGCTGCATGGCGGCGAAGTTCTTCACCGGGCTGCCCGCCGACGGACCGGATCCGGAGTGTGTGCAGGGCTACGGCGAGGCGGCGCTGGCCGACACCGGGCGGATGATCCCGCGTTCGTCGGTCGACCATTCCCGCCGGGTCACGCCGCGGGCGGGCGGGCGCGGGAGCGGGCCGGTCCCGTTGACCTTGAGCGCGACGCGCCCGGCCGGATTCGCGCCGGAGCGCCGCCCTGCGCGGGCCTGCGACGAGAGTCCGCTGGCATGA
- the mftF gene encoding mycofactocin biosynthesis glycosyltransferase MftF (Members of this protein family, MftF, are glycosyltransferases, members of PF00535 (glycosyl transferase family 2). The encoding gene is found as part of the mycofactocin cassette, in Mycobacterium tuberculosis, many other Actinobacteria, and occasional members of other lineages. Mycofactocin itself, a putative redox carrier, is a heavily modified derivative of the C-terminal Val-Tyr dipeptide of the mycofactocin precursor MftA (TIGR03969).), translated as MRHDRLPDGFGVRIDPRVRAYSGGRILIGGSPARLLRLAPEAAEMIGDGYLEVTGPKSAVVARRLLDSGVANPRPRLLPSPEDVTVIVPLHNNAEGLARLLAALRGHNVIVVDDGSDQPVRIPRNRGTRCRVTVLRHDRKQGPAAARNAGLRAATTDFVAFLDSDVVPRSGWLEVMLGHFSDPGVALVAPRIVALDPESTALARYEHTRSSLDLGRREAAVHSRGLVSYVPSAALLARRRALLEQGGFDESMHVAEDVDLCWRLERAGWRLRYEPAAHVAHDHRVCFRAWFGRKLFYGTGAAPLGERHAGTVSPLSVPSWTLLAAFLFATLTKWGLFGGIVTLITALARLRRVFAGLDNSTRIAAIYLARGFFAGLWRLASAMCRHYWPITLLAMVCSRRVRRIAITMAVADGLADWFTHRDAGGLDPVRYVVYKRLDDIAYGTGLWLGAYRARSVEALKPTTPSR; from the coding sequence ATGCGCCATGATCGCCTGCCCGACGGATTCGGGGTGCGGATCGATCCTCGGGTACGCGCATACTCCGGCGGGCGGATCCTGATCGGCGGTTCGCCGGCCAGGTTGCTGCGACTTGCCCCGGAGGCCGCCGAAATGATCGGCGACGGGTACCTCGAGGTGACCGGCCCGAAGTCCGCCGTCGTTGCCAGACGGCTGCTCGACTCCGGAGTGGCCAATCCCCGCCCGCGGCTGCTGCCGTCGCCGGAGGACGTCACCGTCATCGTGCCGCTGCACAACAACGCCGAGGGGCTGGCGCGGCTGCTGGCCGCGCTGCGCGGGCACAACGTCATCGTGGTCGACGACGGATCCGACCAGCCGGTGCGGATCCCCCGCAACCGCGGCACCCGGTGCCGGGTGACCGTGCTGCGGCACGACCGCAAACAGGGCCCCGCCGCCGCCCGCAACGCCGGTTTACGAGCGGCGACAACCGACTTCGTCGCCTTCCTGGACTCCGATGTGGTGCCGCGCAGCGGATGGCTGGAAGTGATGCTCGGTCACTTCAGCGATCCGGGGGTGGCCCTGGTCGCCCCGCGCATCGTCGCACTGGACCCGGAGTCCACCGCGCTGGCGCGCTACGAGCACACCCGCTCCTCGCTCGATCTGGGCAGGCGGGAGGCCGCCGTGCACTCGCGCGGACTGGTGTCCTACGTGCCGAGCGCGGCGCTGCTGGCGCGACGCAGGGCGCTGTTGGAACAAGGCGGCTTCGACGAGTCGATGCACGTCGCCGAGGACGTCGACCTGTGCTGGCGGCTGGAGCGGGCGGGGTGGCGGCTGCGCTACGAGCCCGCGGCGCACGTGGCGCACGACCACCGGGTGTGCTTCCGCGCCTGGTTCGGCCGGAAGCTGTTCTACGGCACCGGGGCCGCGCCGCTTGGCGAACGGCACGCGGGCACCGTGTCACCCCTGTCGGTGCCGTCCTGGACGCTGCTGGCCGCGTTCCTGTTCGCCACGCTCACCAAGTGGGGACTGTTCGGCGGCATCGTCACCCTGATCACCGCGTTGGCCCGGTTGCGCCGCGTCTTCGCCGGACTCGACAACTCCACCCGGATCGCCGCGATCTACCTGGCCCGTGGTTTCTTCGCCGGGCTCTGGCGCCTGGCATCGGCGATGTGCAGGCACTACTGGCCGATCACTCTGCTGGCGATGGTCTGCTCGCGGCGCGTCCGGCGCATCGCGATCACCATGGCCGTCGCGGACGGCTTGGCCGATTGGTTCACCCACCGCGACGCGGGCGGTCTGGATCCCGTGCGCTACGTGGTCTACAAGCGCCTCGACGACATCGCCTACGGCACCGGTCTGTGGCTGGGCGCGTACCGAGCGCGCAGCGTGGAAGCGCTGAAACCCACCACACCGTCGCGCTGA
- the mftG gene encoding mycofactocin dehydrogenase MftG, translating to MADTLIVGGGTAGCVLAERLSADPAQTVRLLEAGPLWTGLDAMPAELLDAAALPIGPEAGWLWRYEVVLAEDPPVPGTIVRGKLIGGSGAVNGGYFVRAPAADFDAWGRVLGGSDSWSFESVLPYYCRVERDLDFGDRPWHGAHGPIPVARTSAPAPVSAAFMDACRAAGFAEVPDLNAPDSGEGVGLVPCNCDGGRRIGPSIGYLLPALNRPNLTVAGDTFVTRIRFDGTRAVGVECLRDGESGVEWADRIVLCAGAIESAALLLRSGIGDPGQLRPLGVPVVHAAPVGAWVSDHPEVGIAYLLELAEPPAVPLETVLELDDVEIRPYAVSFTPGVHRLGVTLMRPWSAGVLRLRSAEPDVAPLIDYRYLTAEPDRARLRDTVATAGGLLRAMNARPVDPIPQPGELDAWLRANLATSQHLSGTCRMGRANDPAAVVDELCRVHGVTGLSVVDLSIVPVPLSRGPQATTMMIAEKAAAHLAE from the coding sequence ATGGCCGACACGCTCATCGTCGGGGGCGGTACCGCCGGGTGCGTTCTGGCGGAGCGGCTGAGCGCCGATCCGGCACAGACGGTGCGGTTGCTGGAGGCGGGTCCGCTGTGGACCGGCCTCGACGCGATGCCCGCCGAGTTGCTGGACGCGGCGGCGCTGCCGATCGGCCCGGAGGCGGGGTGGCTGTGGCGCTACGAGGTCGTTCTCGCCGAGGATCCGCCGGTGCCCGGAACGATCGTGCGCGGCAAGCTGATCGGCGGCTCGGGAGCGGTCAACGGCGGCTACTTCGTCCGCGCCCCGGCGGCGGATTTCGACGCCTGGGGGCGGGTGCTCGGCGGCTCGGACAGCTGGTCGTTCGAGTCGGTGCTCCCGTACTACTGCCGGGTCGAGCGCGACCTGGACTTCGGCGATCGGCCCTGGCACGGTGCGCACGGCCCGATTCCCGTCGCGCGCACGTCGGCTCCCGCCCCGGTCAGCGCGGCGTTCATGGACGCCTGCCGCGCCGCCGGGTTCGCCGAGGTGCCCGATCTCAACGCCCCGGACAGCGGGGAGGGTGTCGGCCTCGTGCCGTGCAATTGCGACGGAGGGAGACGGATCGGCCCGTCGATCGGCTATCTGCTGCCCGCGCTGAACCGTCCGAATCTGACCGTCGCCGGCGACACGTTCGTCACGCGCATTCGCTTCGACGGCACCCGGGCGGTCGGCGTGGAGTGCCTGCGCGACGGCGAGAGCGGCGTCGAGTGGGCCGATCGCATCGTGCTGTGCGCCGGGGCGATCGAGTCGGCCGCGCTGCTGCTGCGCTCCGGCATCGGCGACCCGGGACAGCTTCGCCCGCTGGGCGTCCCGGTGGTGCACGCCGCCCCGGTCGGCGCCTGGGTCAGCGACCATCCGGAAGTGGGGATCGCCTACCTGCTCGAGCTGGCCGAACCGCCCGCCGTCCCGCTGGAGACCGTGCTCGAGCTCGACGACGTCGAAATCCGTCCGTACGCCGTGTCGTTCACCCCTGGCGTGCACCGGCTCGGCGTCACGCTGATGCGCCCGTGGTCGGCCGGAGTGCTCCGATTGCGATCGGCCGAACCGGACGTGGCGCCGCTGATCGATTACCGCTACCTCACCGCCGAGCCGGATCGCGCGCGGCTGCGCGACACGGTGGCGACCGCGGGCGGCCTGCTGCGAGCAATGAATGCGCGGCCGGTGGATCCGATACCGCAGCCCGGGGAACTCGACGCGTGGTTACGCGCGAATCTCGCCACCTCGCAACATTTGTCGGGAACCTGCCGGATGGGCCGGGCGAACGATCCGGCGGCCGTGGTGGACGAGTTGTGCCGGGTGCACGGCGTCACCGGGTTGTCGGTGGTGGATCTGTCCATCGTGCCCGTGCCACTGAGCCGCGGACCGCAGGCCACGACCATGATGATCGCGGAAAAGGCGGCCGCACACCTCGCCGAGTGA
- a CDS encoding GAF domain-containing protein, giving the protein MVSNIAGGRPPRPGVEPGAQLGALEAYAAQAHGHLSAGGDHLARLAGLLRPAVLESWLRSVRGGVDPMDAVDGRGLRGADLQRYLQAHPIAALMPLIDKLLVQDTARTGLIVVIADQFGRVLSVHGGAEQVAAAAEIGLRAGDDLSERRIGTNAVGLVVRTGRAAWIHGPEHFLHRMHQLTGAAAPVHDPDGRLVGVLMIAGGVRVAKPEILALVKATATAAEMDLLLTAMRAGERGTDGRGRRDATPSHPVGRLGLDVLGLGQPQLSVADDRVPLSQRHAEILLLLAEHPEGLGADHLALLLDDTDLDNGTIRAAVSRLRAVVGPSVFGSRPYRLCVPVATDVEALRAALDSGDVDSALRLYAGPVLPRSTAPGIIDIRDELRVRLRTAVLGSGDTAVLRRWTAGPEGRDDAAAWAAYRATVDRDSPLYAQIEAKIRVLDRRLGADATRMQRFGS; this is encoded by the coding sequence ATGGTCAGCAACATCGCAGGTGGGCGACCCCCACGGCCGGGCGTCGAGCCGGGCGCCCAACTCGGTGCGCTCGAAGCCTACGCCGCGCAGGCGCACGGACATCTCAGCGCGGGCGGCGATCACCTTGCCCGGCTCGCCGGTTTGCTGCGCCCTGCCGTACTGGAGTCCTGGCTGCGCAGCGTGCGCGGCGGCGTAGACCCGATGGACGCCGTCGACGGCCGCGGTCTGCGCGGCGCCGATCTGCAGCGTTATCTGCAAGCCCATCCGATCGCCGCGCTGATGCCGCTGATCGACAAATTGCTCGTCCAGGACACGGCCAGAACGGGTTTGATCGTCGTGATCGCCGATCAGTTCGGCCGGGTGCTCTCGGTGCACGGCGGGGCCGAGCAGGTCGCGGCCGCCGCGGAGATCGGCCTGCGCGCCGGCGACGACCTCAGCGAACGGCGCATCGGCACGAACGCGGTCGGCCTGGTGGTGCGCACCGGGCGCGCCGCGTGGATTCACGGCCCGGAGCATTTCCTGCATCGGATGCACCAGCTCACCGGCGCCGCGGCGCCGGTGCACGATCCGGACGGCAGGCTGGTCGGGGTGCTGATGATCGCGGGCGGTGTCCGTGTGGCGAAGCCGGAGATCCTCGCCCTGGTGAAAGCGACCGCCACGGCCGCGGAAATGGACTTGCTGCTCACCGCCATGCGCGCGGGGGAGCGCGGGACCGACGGTCGCGGGCGGCGCGACGCCACCCCGTCGCATCCGGTGGGCCGGCTCGGGCTCGACGTGCTGGGGCTCGGGCAGCCGCAGTTGAGCGTCGCGGACGATCGGGTGCCGTTGTCCCAGCGGCACGCCGAGATCCTGCTGCTGCTGGCCGAACATCCGGAAGGGCTCGGCGCCGATCATCTCGCGCTGCTGCTCGACGACACCGATCTGGACAACGGCACCATCCGCGCGGCCGTGTCCCGGTTGCGGGCGGTGGTGGGCCCGAGTGTCTTCGGCTCGCGGCCCTACCGTCTGTGCGTTCCGGTCGCAACCGATGTGGAGGCGTTGCGCGCCGCGCTCGATTCCGGCGATGTCGATTCCGCATTGCGCCTTTACGCCGGGCCGGTGCTGCCGCGCTCGACCGCGCCGGGAATCATCGACATCCGCGACGAGCTGCGAGTGCGATTGCGCACCGCCGTGCTGGGGTCGGGCGATACCGCGGTGCTGCGCCGGTGGACGGCGGGTCCGGAGGGGCGCGACGACGCCGCCGCGTGGGCGGCCTATCGAGCCACGGTGGATCGGGACTCGCCGCTGTATGCGCAGATCGAGGCCAAGATCCGGGTGCTGGATCGCCGTCTCGGCGCCGATGCAACGCGAATGCAACGTTTCGGCTCATAA